One part of the Vicia villosa cultivar HV-30 ecotype Madison, WI linkage group LG6, Vvil1.0, whole genome shotgun sequence genome encodes these proteins:
- the LOC131610708 gene encoding uncharacterized protein LOC131610708 — protein MDEYWKTNGEIPAFGNWDFVNEFPITQYFENARQAGLIRYSSSSGDTDVYVRGEQDLYTVDYMKPVGKETRNRETRMKKQGKVYDVTEYPRKQMNSKKTLDVNGVVRKSALQTKLPKPVDEDLYKISPQLLRKTKRKKMLGFISMCLVPAACVS, from the exons ATGGAT GAATATTGGAAGACAAATGGTGAAATACCAGCTTTTGGGAACTGGGATTTCGTGAACGAGtttccaataactcaatatttcGAAAATGCAAGACAAGCTGGTTTGATTCGATACAGTTCTTCATCTGGTGACACTGATGTATATGTGCGAGGAGAGCAAGATCTGTATACAGTTGATTACATGAAACCAGTTGGAAAG GAGACGAGGAACAGAGAAACAAGAATGAAAAAACAGGGCAAAGTGTACGATGTAACAGAATATCCAAGGAAGCAAATGAACAGTAAGAAGACATTAGATGTAAACGGCGTCGTTCGTAAGTCTGCTTTACAAACCAAACTCCCAAAACCAGTTGACGAAGATCTCTACAAGATTTCTCCTCAACTTCTTCGTAAAACCAAACGG AAAAAAATGTTGGGTTTCATTTCCATGTGTCTGGTGCCTGCAGCCTGCGTTTCATGA
- the LOC131610710 gene encoding uncharacterized protein LOC131610710 → MSEYWKRSVEIPAFGNWDFVNELPITEYFENARQAGLIRYSSSSGETDVYVRGEQDLYTVDYKKPVAKETGNRETRMKKQGKVYNVTEYQRKPINNKKTRHVNDVVRKAALPTRLPKPVDEDLYKISPQLLRKTKRKKMLGFISMCLVPAACVS, encoded by the exons ATGAGT GAATATTGGAAGAGAAGTGTTGAAATACCAGCATTTGGGAACTGGGATTTCGTGAACGAATTGCCAATAACTGAATATTTCGAGAATGCAAGACAAGCTGGTTTGATTCGCTACAGTTCTTCATCTGGTGAAACTGATGTATATGTTCGTGGAGAGCAAGATCTGTATACAGTTGATTACAAGAAACCAGTTGCAAAG GAGACGGGGAACAGAGAAACAAGAATGAAGAAACAGGGCAAAGTGTACAATGTAACAGAATATCAAAGGAAGCCAATTAACAACAAGAAAACACGACATGTAAACGACGTCGTTCGTAAGGCTGCTTTACCAACCAGACTTCCAAAACCAGTTGATGAAGATCTCTACAAGATTTCTCCTCAACTTCTTCGCAAAACCAAGCGG AAAAAAATGTTGGGTTTCATTTCCATGTGTCTGGTGCCTGCAGCCTGCGTTTCATGA